A stretch of DNA from Coccidioides posadasii str. Silveira chromosome 1, complete sequence:
TTCACGTTCAATCCCGTTTCCACCATTGGCATTTCCAATAGAACCGGCAGCACCGTGAAACTTCTTGGCTTCAGGAGGAATTTTGGGTGATTCTGGCGCCGGCGGGGGATCATTTTCCTTTGATCCGCCCAACCGAAAGTGGCCACTCCACCAGTGTCTGCTCTTGCTTCCACTGCTCTTATCTTTTCCGGGCTCATCCAGGCTGTCCTTCTGGGTTCTGTACTCTCCGCTTCTTGGAGTGGTGCTCCCTCCTTCTAGCACACCCGAATCCGAATCCTGTTTTGAGGCATTTCCCTTCTGTCCACTGTTGCTTCGACCTTTGGCACGCGACAATGGAGTTGCAGTAGCCAAAACACTAGTGCTTGTTTTAACTGGTACTAAATCGGGGTCGCGCCAATCTTGAACACCAATAACAAAGTCATCATTGCTAGCGGGTTGCGGGGAATTTAGCGAACTACCAACTCCCCCTGCTTGCTTATCTGACTTTTTCCCCTGATCAGGCGTGTCATGAGATGGCCAGTCAATATTTCCACTGCTAGGCGGCCGGCGGCTATCTTCCTGTATATTCGAAGGAGAACTCTTGCGACCAGAAAATCCAAAGAAGGAAGCGAGGGATTGGAGAAATCCGTGGTTGTCGGCCCGAGACGAATCGGACTTAGCAAGCGAGGTAACTTTTGGTTTTGATGCACCCCTAGAAGAAGtagcttttccttttccgaGACTGGGTTTTATCTTTTGCTTTCCATCCCCTGGGACGATCTTGGGGGCATCGAATGCCCTTTCCGGAGGAACAAGCGACGAAAGAAGATGTGCGGTTGTGTAGGATGTAAAAACTGCGGGAATCGTCACATTGGACGTATCACCACGAGCATACATTGTCACCAATCCCCCACCCCGTGTGTCATCTCCCACAATCAGGGCGATACCGCCTCGACGCTGCACCCATTTAACCTTTTCAAGAAACCCACATCCGCCTCTGCTTAATAGAACTACCTTGCCTGATATTTCCGCACTCTCCTGCAGCGACTGAATATCAGCATGAGTAGAATCCCTGGGTCTATCGTTCGGTCGGCCCGCGCCACCGTTTAGGTTTGGATCTGGGGTATATGACTGCGGTAGCGGGTGGTGCAGATGGTCATCCGTTCCGTCCTTTTCGCTGGGACCGCTCACTCCACCGGCTCGGTTCACATCATCATTACTTCTTTTTTGGCGATTATTCAGAGCAACACCAGGCCCAGCCCCCTCTTCACTACGGCCATCATTATTAAGTCCGTCTTGGGTACCCGCCCCAAGCCGCACGTTCTTGTTTTTGCTACCATCCTCCCATCCAGGGACATCTGAACATCCGAGTTCACCCTCAGCAGCAACTCCCACGCCGCCTTTTCTCAAAGTGTCATCACTAAACCCACTCCCGATCCACAAGGGGCCACTTAGACCCTTCGACGGTAAAGGAGGGCCAAACGCAGCAGGCCTGGCCAAGAAGAAAGTAGAGTTGTCTTCGGTCAAGCTTATAATAGCAGAGGGAGGGAAGAGAGCCGATGGGGCGTGGAATGAGAATAAAGCTCGTAGGCGACCGGTGCGGTGAGAAGGTGTTGAGGTAGCTGCAGTACCCCGTCGAAAACGTGCGGACACGAGGGAGAACGTGGTGAGGAGGACAGGAAGGAAGATGAAGCACGCAAGCAGGAGGAGTAGTCGCGGTGGACGCATTGCGGCAAACCGACTAATATCAAGCTATATTGCTGGATAGGACTAAGAGGTCCCCGATGCCGCCGGGAGGGCAAAACGGGCGGTCATCGAGTGTGTATACGTAATTCAAGGAGGTCGAGGGGAATTCGCAACTAGGCGCCAGAACTGAAGGAACAGAACAAGAGGTATGGGGGAATCTGCAAAGGCAGCCTTACTTATGACAAGCAGCTGAAGAACGACCCGGGGGCTCCAGAGGCCGGAGGAAGAGCATTGTCTCGCGATGAAGAGGGTTGGGGGATCGCAATTCTCCCGGATTCAGGCTGTCACCCTCGCGTGTTTCTTGCCGCTCTTGGCAGCCTTGGCGCAAAGTGACTAAGCCATTACCGCGGAAGCGGGCTTGGCACAAATGACGTCAAAGATTTTGCTGCTCAGGGGCTTTTTTTGGGTCCGCTCAAGCATCACGCGGAGCCGACGGCGGGAAACAAAAAGTGCTTGTTGATATGTATTCCCACAACAAATtagttacggagtacgggaTATAACCTAAGCCCTGCAAATCCGGGCACTGCCACATCTTCCGACACACACATATCCAAAGTTCCAGTACTCCGTGCCCAGTAATCTGTattctgtactccgtactctgtcCAGTATCCAAGAGATCCTCTCCGTATTTCTGCAGCAACCAAAATAGCCTTTCTATGCAAATGGGTATAGAAAGTGTCCGTTCTTCCAGTTTCTATGGGTAGCATCCATATATCTGTGTGCGCGAAGCCGGTTTTCTTACCTCTCCAAGGTTCTCGGGGTCAATTCCGGATAGTTCATCAGTTTGGGGTACTATGTCAGTTTCAGGCTCTGCATCAACTGCGGGCCCAACACCGCTCTCCGGTTTAAATGAGATCAAACCATCCTTACCCGACGTCTCCTTGATTGTAGCCTCTGATAGATTGAGCGTGTTGAATTCTATTCTCCCCTCTGTCTGGAGGTTCCAGGCACGGTAGTACACGTCATCCTCAAAACCGAGATTATCGCCTCGTCTATCTTTACAGGTACTTGGACTATATTTGAGCATCTTCTCAAAGTCTGAATCACAACCCACGCTCTCGACGCTTGGGGTATCTGGTAAAGGCTGCCTCGTGAATCCGAATGGCACAGGTTCAAATGGCATATAGAACCATTCCCCGGTCCGCCTGTCCACGAAGCAGAGGTGATTTAGCCGCTTGTGCGGCGGTACGGTTTCGGCACGCCTGATCCTCTCTGCGGATGCATCCCACTTGAGCCTATGTCCATCTGAATCACACAAGAAACGTTCTGTTCGAAATAATGCAGCTGGCAACGCGGTTGGCCAGCCAGAACCAGAGTAACGGCGCTTTGGGCTTTGCCTCGGTAGGCGATTCAGATATTCGTCCATGTCTATAATTTGGTGAGGCGGCGTGAACGGCGCTCGCATAGGCATTCCTGGTTCGCCGTTAGTACTTGACCCGATCCTGGCGCCACTTCGCTCGGTTTCGGGGGAGCTGGAATTAATTAGGCGCTCAGGATGCGAGATATCGGAAAGTACTGAGTACATGAAGGGGGATGATACACCTGAATCCGACCAGAAGCTGGATTGAGAGCTCGAATCATCATCACTCTTTTTGAACCAACTCTTTATAGAGGCTTTCGGCCCCTTCTTGCGCACCGTCCCTGCAAGAAATGAATCAGTGAATAGCTCTGACGCACACAAGGGGTATCACTCACGTGGTTTAGTATTTAATGATGAGGCGCTGTCCTCCGTTATCTTCCCCTTTGGCGCCCAAACCGAGTTAATATACTGACTAGCGTTCTCTAACCCGAGAATACACAGAATGGAAATAGTCAAAACCGGAAGAGGCCTTTCGACCAGCAGCTTCCCCCCTGATTTAATATTAATACATGATAGGGATGCTGTCGAGTAGTGAATGAATTTTTCCGTACCACCCTTGAATATCGAAAGCACCCACTTCAtgcttttctttctgagGAAGAATCGAATCCACGAGTTTAACAGTCCAGTCATACCTGAAGAAAACCAGACGAACGATTCGAGCTCGCACCCGTACCTAGTTATGGAGCGAATAGCAGCTTGGCCTCCTCTCACTCGCTAGCTAACAGGTAACTCAGTGTCTGCGCGATGCAGTCTCATCTTTCAAGGGTTCTCCAGTGGCATCCTCACTTATTTATGGCCTTCTACCCCAATCGACTAGTCGTCTTGAAATGGCCGAGAAGCCATTACAGAACAAGGGCAACCATCAAAGAGAGAACGAGGTCTTTGACAGCATTTGTATGGATCGACAACTGAGATCCTAAAAGTGCCAAAGAGTGCTCCTATTGCGCCCGGTTCATTCCACGGAGATGGTGTTGTATTCAAACAATCAATGAAGGAATCCATTGTCCAGGGCCTTTAGACCGCCCCGTTGAAATGGTGGAGGGATCTTGGGCTGAGGAAAAAGTTGTTCAGCCGGGTTTTCTGGTTGTCACATATATGCGGGACTCTTTTGGATTTCTTCCAGATTGTGGACTTGAATATCCAGAGAATGTCGTTCAGCTGAAATTTGCGGTATATTAGCAGAGCATGTTTTCTGTAGCAAGGCGCGGCGCATTCGGGATCCCAGAAACAAAATAACAAAGCCTAGCTGTGGGCTTTGGGGTCATTCCTTTTCAACATGGAGACTCCTAATAGCGATCCAAGCCGCATCCTTGCAACAGCGGTTTCAATTTGGCGCAAAGTCAAGTCTCGAAGATGGAGAATCATGCAAACAGGGCAAACCACTGCCCAGAGAGTTTGATCGGCTCCTAGCGACATCCCAAGCACGGGCGATAGGGAGCGAGTTATCTTGCAGGAAGCTGCTATCTAATTGGTGATTGATGATGAGAGATATGAGTTTTCATCTGACTTCGGTATTGATTCGACGTCAGCCCAGGCTTGCATTGCCTAGGCACTGGGTGTGATCCAGAGGATAGATTCGCGGTCTGCTATGCTTGCTGCCTGAGGAATTGCGAGTTATGGGATAACTTGTTGGGCCAGTTGACTGCTAACTAAACACGAGTTAGCTAGTATCTCTTTTTTCGGCAGCCTAAAGTAGGCTATCTAATTCTTCCCAGTTTCCTAAACATGGGTTCTATCTTGTCACCCCAACTTCTGCGCACCAAAAAAGTCATTCATAATACGGATTACATAGAGAATATCAGGACAAAGAACCGTCGGTCTTTAAGGTTGCGATGGAAGAGCCACGCACTTCTCTCCTCTGTTTCCTGTGTTCTGGAAGCGGTCTGACGCACATTTGGACGAGGGAATTCCGAGTTGGTATTTTTAGACGACCTGAAGGCTCCGACTTCCTCGATCTCCCTGCTAATAAGTGCCCGATCATAGTATTTGTCAGAAATGGGAACATTTATATTGGGAATATGTTGACTGGGGCCCCGTCTGTGAGAGAGAAGCACTTCGATAAAACCGCTGTTTCATCAGCCGGGCAGACTGTACGAACCCGCGTTTCGGTACTCCCTTGTCGTATTCCTTTCTCATCCACCAATGCGTTTTTACTTCACTCGTCCTGTATCAAAATGCTCGAGCTGGTGGCTGGGGTGAAAGAAGTGCCCCCTGTCCGGTTGTTTGAGCTTGCACAAGCCCTTCAGCCCGACCGGCGGTTCCCCGCTCCAAATACATCATACCTAGGAAATAGTAAGTCTACAGAAGTATAGCTAAGCCGGGTGGAGAGATTTTCTAAAGCGCGGAACTGAATGCTTATATATGCAAGATTGCATTGATCCGCTTGGCCCAATAGCGAGAACCGGCAGTGTAAATCGAGACACGAAACCTCAGTGGTCTAGCGCCTTCATCCTTCCCGCTGAGATTATTATGATCATACTTGAACATGCTTCCGCAGAATCCGTCATATCTTTTTTTCATTCAAGCAAAGAGGCGCAGAGCTTGATCATTCCCTTTTGTCGATATAATCCCTGGCACTTTTATCCCTCTATCAAGCCCACGAGTACCGAAGACGATGCGTGGACTGTCATAAATGCTATTGCCTATGAGTGCAGCGCGGATGATCTTCGCAGCCTTAATAGGAAATGGAAAATGATTGCTGACTTGAAGTCGCTTACTAAATACGTATCCAAACCCCACGAGAGAGACATCCAACTACCAACATTGAGTGCAGGGGGGTTTTTATTAAAAGTGCCACACCCCTTTGGGTTGAAACGATTAGTTGCTGACGTACCAAGTGACATAAAAGCGATTGAAGTGCATATCACTATCGTTTGTGGTGATGATTATATTTGCGGCATCGGATGGAAATCCGCATCTGGTGACACATTCTTGGGTTATAAGTCCAAATTCCGACGCTGGTTGCATTGTCAATCGAGAGAATGCAATAAACTGCGCTTCATCGTGGACCCTCGAGGACTTAGAAGCTTAAAACTCCCCGGCTCTGAATGGTCGTGCGGAAACCCAGAGAATATTAAAGGATGGGAAGGAATGAGTTTGCAAAGGAGCGCAAA
This window harbors:
- a CDS encoding uncharacterized protein (EggNog:ENOG410PGTS~COG:O~TransMembrane:1 (n6-20c28/29o589-609i)~BUSCO:2160at33183) — its product is MRPPRLLLLLACFIFLPVLLTTFSLVSARFRRGTAATSTPSHRTGRLRALFSFHAPSALFPPSAIISLTEDNSTFFLARPAAFGPPLPSKGLSGPLWIGSGFSDDTLRKGGVGVAAEGELGCSDVPGWEDGSKNKNVRLGAGTQDGLNNDGRSEEGAGPGVALNNRQKRSNDDVNRAGGVSGPSEKDGTDDHLHHPLPQSYTPDPNLNGGAGRPNDRPRDSTHADIQSLQESAEISGKVVLLSRGGCGFLEKVKWVQRRGGIALIVGDDTRGGGLVTMYARGDTSNVTIPAVFTSYTTAHLLSSLVPPERAFDAPKIVPGDGKQKIKPSLGKGKATSSRGASKPKVTSLAKSDSSRADNHGFLQSLASFFGFSGRKSSPSNIQEDSRRPPSSGNIDWPSHDTPDQGKKSDKQAGGVGSSLNSPQPASNDDFVIGVQDWRDPDLVPVKTSTSVLATATPLSRAKGRSNSGQKGNASKQDSDSGVLEGGSTTPRSGEYRTQKDSLDEPGKDKSSGSKSRHWWSGHFRLGGSKENDPPPAPESPKIPPEAKKFHGAAGSIGNANGGNGIEREGLWVTLTPTSMSTSPFFDTLLVLVVSPLITLTVVYALLLLRSRIRRRRWRAPKAIVDRLPVRTYHTISNVSTPNTPSPDDSSPSSPLLSHSRPHSPRPRPRSQTCGPISASSNSLDPGHDKVEKSRSGSTLWRRKYTGRQVECVVCLEEYIDGLSKVMSLPCGHEFHVECITPWLTTRRRTCPICKGDVVRSLGAAASGRHMEQIQPTSDDGQAQIAETRNDSPTSAIPIPEDDLGSDLERGVSPSASLLGNSHGPAAAQSSWRNLANLSLSALSGDSMWHQSRHTRSPRNR